In one Planctomycetota bacterium genomic region, the following are encoded:
- a CDS encoding PDZ domain-containing protein: protein MKRVIIIGVIIGLLCLTSVYAQTSTQGGEGGKSSAGQGGKGGDGTVIINNQPKESPKEESKVDVEQIKRLIRDLDADEITVRDKATEELKKIGKPALLLLEESAKSDSPEVAWRSKIIINAIKKAEQKSEPQPDDSASKKIGPTLKQFGNNFNITIRGATPGTKSFAMSQDGSGKITVNITEYDKDGKQNTKTYEANSPEEFKQKYPEIAREYGIGEKPPTTIEIPDFDVDDIFKDFGKSWSRQWGDMQKEMDRLRDMFNRPGNQPPNVSEPEDEGALPSQAPALSATDLGLSIEAIEDSALKEGLETKEGVLVTRVEPLGLGEKAGLKQGDVIINVNNTVVKSAWECRRLLKTVLGKNRVNLTIIRNNKKEALVYPK from the coding sequence ATGAAACGAGTAATAATTATAGGTGTTATTATAGGTTTGCTTTGCCTGACATCGGTTTATGCCCAGACATCAACCCAGGGCGGCGAGGGCGGTAAAAGCAGCGCCGGTCAGGGCGGCAAGGGCGGAGACGGAACGGTCATCATCAATAACCAGCCCAAGGAATCTCCCAAAGAGGAATCAAAGGTTGATGTTGAGCAGATTAAACGGCTGATTCGCGACCTGGATGCGGATGAAATCACGGTGCGCGATAAGGCCACCGAGGAGTTGAAGAAGATCGGCAAGCCGGCCCTGCTGTTGCTTGAAGAGTCAGCCAAGAGCGACAGTCCTGAAGTGGCCTGGCGCTCCAAGATTATTATCAACGCCATCAAGAAGGCCGAGCAAAAGAGCGAGCCCCAGCCGGACGATTCGGCATCCAAGAAGATTGGCCCGACCCTAAAGCAGTTCGGGAATAACTTTAATATTACCATCAGAGGCGCCACGCCCGGCACCAAGAGTTTCGCTATGTCCCAGGATGGCTCAGGCAAGATTACCGTAAATATTACCGAATATGACAAGGATGGCAAGCAGAACACCAAGACCTACGAGGCCAACAGTCCTGAGGAATTCAAGCAGAAGTATCCGGAGATTGCCCGGGAATATGGTATCGGTGAAAAGCCGCCGACAACAATAGAAATTCCCGACTTTGACGTTGATGACATATTTAAGGATTTCGGTAAATCCTGGAGCCGGCAATGGGGAGATATGCAAAAAGAAATGGATAGATTAAGGGATATGTTTAACCGGCCGGGTAATCAACCGCCTAATGTATCCGAGCCCGAGGATGAAGGCGCATTGCCTTCGCAGGCGCCGGCATTGTCCGCAACTGATTTGGGGTTGAGCATAGAGGCAATTGAGGATTCCGCGCTAAAAGAAGGATTAGAAACCAAAGAAGGCGTATTAGTAACCAGGGTTGAGCCGTTAGGCCTGGGAGAAAAAGCGGGACTGAAGCAGGGTGATGTCATTATTAATGTAAATAATACGGTGGTCAAGAGCGCCTGGGAGTGCCGGCGCCTGCTTAAGACCGTGCTTGGAAAAAACAGGGTTAATCTGACGATAATCAGGAATAACAAGAAAGAAGCACTGGTATACCCGAAGTAA
- a CDS encoding O-antigen ligase family protein, with protein sequence MNTKLSILCDKFIEAGWLAALILTPLYMNIYSHRMFEPDKATIVRCLALLMLAFYITKIVDTLITRYRSPETAPSQSGNNVFAHFIKTPLFIGFGLFVLAYIVSVIFSAVPYNSLWGGYDRMQGLYTSAGYWVIFLMIALNLRTRAQIDRIVTTIIFTSIPIVVYAFIQKFGMDVIPWQAMDPSIRVSATSGNPHFLATYLIMIIPLTLYRTIYSAGDEWLFPLPLILYGVLALLQIIIVFLTKSYSAIVVLFLGVSIFFIIYGLYYRKISAIIISIIIFISGIIYVTFFFIPKIITIEDLPKGIGAISTRPYTSARTNVVMWRGAWKLITDKDVPYRFFIGYGPESLSTVFYKNYTMELATLEGSNVHADRAHSFYLDVWVWHGIIGFVLYLFILGSLLYLGFKTIRLKTPPNQNAPPDNIVINMLAIGFISALITHMMESLVNIPTTQSFTYFWVFAAVIYGLFRLKSSPQTEEITPPDTTEEPAKDETPALVTIYSTHDPAEISVVRLKLQDSGIPFVIQNENTQNMLPGVDGFVQAQIQVLSNDVDNAKLLLQGIVKDAGQITSPNILNIPNTFNWRLYLFIGYAVLTIAIAFILFYFTWPAGIFTPHIKSIRDTMLAIFCLWLLAGIITGIIAWPRWLFWTYAEQTILLAVIMVRRYWPDDSTNTDLLMIYSWAWFLLGLIIGALSLRDNRKPIKWGNPEGVMAGIITVAAALFIIITVNLPVLRADGFYKFCFSYDQSAEESVRQGKKDEAYQIRLMCIRHFQNALKFAPDERAYLNGSGRNFLELAKLALDQNANAPHKLRNVPSVKELVESDFLKRGADNRLYTDYNYHDFAICSFSCIQRAYELDPNNYERLIALIRIYRYLGDMERDIVKIEKALKLCDEARQASPQNDKTEDEIRELRLRLK encoded by the coding sequence ATGAATACTAAACTTAGTATCTTGTGCGATAAGTTTATCGAGGCCGGATGGCTGGCTGCCCTGATTCTCACGCCTCTGTACATGAACATCTACAGCCACCGGATGTTCGAGCCGGACAAGGCAACCATAGTCCGCTGCCTGGCGCTCCTGATGCTGGCATTCTATATCACCAAGATAGTGGATACACTCATCACCAGATATCGTTCTCCTGAAACCGCCCCATCTCAGTCCGGGAACAATGTCTTTGCCCATTTTATCAAGACCCCGCTTTTTATCGGATTTGGCTTGTTTGTGCTTGCTTACATTGTATCCGTGATATTCTCAGCCGTGCCCTATAACAGCCTCTGGGGCGGCTATGACCGGATGCAGGGATTATACACCTCAGCCGGATATTGGGTCATATTTCTGATGATTGCCCTGAATCTCAGGACTCGGGCCCAGATAGACCGGATTGTTACGACAATAATATTCACCTCTATTCCTATTGTCGTATACGCTTTTATTCAGAAATTTGGCATGGATGTTATCCCCTGGCAGGCAATGGACCCGTCTATCAGGGTTTCTGCTACATCTGGCAATCCGCATTTCCTGGCAACGTACTTAATAATGATTATTCCTCTGACGCTTTATAGAACTATTTATTCCGCTGGCGACGAATGGCTGTTCCCCCTTCCTCTTATCCTTTATGGCGTGTTGGCTTTGTTACAGATTATTATCGTATTCCTAACCAAAAGTTACAGCGCAATCGTAGTGCTGTTTTTGGGTGTCTCTATTTTCTTTATTATATACGGATTATATTATCGTAAAATATCAGCTATTATAATTAGTATCATTATCTTTATTAGCGGCATCATTTATGTCACCTTCTTTTTTATACCCAAAATCATCACAATAGAAGATTTACCTAAAGGCATCGGGGCAATAAGCACCAGACCGTATACATCAGCCCGAACAAACGTTGTTATGTGGAGAGGCGCCTGGAAACTGATTACGGATAAAGACGTGCCCTATCGATTCTTTATCGGTTACGGCCCTGAGTCGCTTTCCACAGTATTCTACAAAAACTACACCATGGAACTGGCCACATTGGAAGGATCTAATGTCCACGCAGACCGGGCGCATAGTTTCTATCTGGATGTCTGGGTCTGGCATGGTATCATTGGTTTTGTTTTATATCTATTTATTCTCGGCTCTTTACTATACCTCGGCTTCAAGACCATCCGCCTAAAAACACCGCCGAACCAGAATGCGCCGCCAGATAATATTGTCATTAACATGTTAGCGATTGGATTCATCTCAGCCCTTATTACTCATATGATGGAATCATTGGTAAACATCCCTACAACCCAATCCTTTACCTATTTCTGGGTATTTGCCGCAGTGATTTATGGGCTATTCCGCTTGAAATCATCGCCGCAGACAGAAGAAATAACTCCACCTGATACAACAGAAGAACCGGCAAAGGATGAAACCCCGGCCCTTGTGACTATCTACTCCACCCACGACCCGGCTGAGATATCGGTTGTCAGGTTAAAACTCCAGGACAGCGGCATTCCATTCGTCATCCAGAATGAGAACACGCAAAATATGCTCCCGGGCGTGGACGGCTTTGTCCAGGCCCAAATCCAAGTGCTCAGTAATGATGTTGACAATGCCAAACTCCTGTTACAGGGTATAGTCAAAGACGCCGGCCAAATCACGAGTCCAAATATCCTGAATATCCCGAACACCTTTAACTGGCGGCTCTATCTATTCATCGGATATGCCGTTCTGACCATCGCCATAGCGTTTATCCTGTTCTATTTCACCTGGCCTGCAGGAATATTTACGCCGCACATAAAATCCATCAGGGACACCATGCTGGCCATATTCTGCCTCTGGCTGCTGGCCGGCATTATCACAGGCATTATCGCCTGGCCACGCTGGCTATTCTGGACCTATGCTGAACAGACCATACTACTGGCAGTTATTATGGTCCGGCGCTACTGGCCGGATGACTCGACCAATACGGATTTGTTGATGATTTATTCCTGGGCCTGGTTCCTGCTCGGATTGATTATCGGGGCTTTGTCTCTCAGGGATAACCGAAAGCCAATAAAATGGGGCAATCCTGAAGGCGTTATGGCCGGGATAATAACCGTTGCCGCGGCGCTATTTATTATTATCACCGTAAATCTTCCGGTGCTCCGGGCAGACGGTTTCTATAAGTTCTGTTTCAGTTATGACCAAAGCGCTGAAGAAAGTGTCAGGCAGGGTAAAAAAGACGAGGCCTATCAAATCAGGTTGATGTGCATCAGGCATTTCCAGAACGCCCTTAAATTCGCGCCTGACGAACGGGCCTATCTCAACGGCAGTGGCAGAAACTTCCTGGAACTGGCCAAGTTAGCCCTGGACCAAAACGCCAACGCTCCCCATAAGCTTCGTAATGTGCCAAGTGTCAAGGAGCTGGTTGAAAGCGATTTTCTTAAGAGGGGCGCCGATAATCGTCTGTATACTGATTATAATTATCACGACTTTGCCATTTGCAGTTTTTCCTGTATCCAGCGGGCATATGAACTTGACCCCAATAACTATGAACGCCTTATTGCCCTAATAAGGATTTATCGTTATCTCGGCGATATGGAGCGTGACATAGTCAAGATAGAAAAGGCATTAAAGCTCTGCGATGAAGCCCGTCAGGCCAGCCCTCAGAATGATAAGACCGAAGATGAAATCAGGGAACTAAGATTGCGACTGAAGTAA
- a CDS encoding SUMF1/EgtB/PvdO family nonheme iron enzyme, which translates to MKKALIGLMIALCVSFLALSQFEVFSQHGDGTGGRPMTKEEQAAYQEHMNAAKQLASEGKTDEAMKAIDNALRCKPNDPAALALQAKIAPQVKGMAFTTKNPQGYLEYRHKRTGITFVLIPGGKFLMGCKPGPGGGEGEIDNPPHEVSLSDFLMSKTEVPQGAWRKIMKERKDKTDDSPSFFKAEDDFPVEQVSWEDCQKFIEWSKDIRLPTEAEWEYACRAETSTNFYWGDDEDVEYMWYTKNSGAKSQATSTRKLNSYGLYDMSGNVFEWCSDWYDAKYYYNSPKENPQGPKTGKLKVMRGGSWKSPAYPCRSDVRSKIEPNTKSSEIGFRCASDVK; encoded by the coding sequence ATGAAAAAAGCATTGATTGGCCTGATGATAGCGCTCTGCGTGTCATTCCTGGCGCTCAGCCAGTTTGAAGTCTTCTCGCAACATGGCGATGGAACAGGAGGCCGCCCGATGACCAAGGAAGAGCAGGCCGCATACCAGGAACATATGAATGCGGCCAAGCAACTGGCCAGCGAAGGCAAGACTGACGAGGCCATGAAAGCCATAGACAACGCCCTCAGGTGTAAACCCAATGACCCGGCTGCCCTGGCATTACAGGCCAAGATTGCCCCGCAAGTAAAAGGCATGGCTTTCACGACCAAGAATCCACAGGGATACCTGGAATACCGCCATAAGAGAACCGGAATAACCTTTGTCCTGATACCGGGCGGGAAATTCCTGATGGGTTGCAAACCCGGTCCGGGCGGCGGCGAGGGCGAGATTGACAACCCGCCGCACGAGGTGTCCCTAAGCGATTTCCTGATGTCCAAAACCGAGGTGCCCCAGGGCGCCTGGCGGAAAATAATGAAAGAACGCAAAGACAAGACCGACGACAGCCCATCATTCTTCAAGGCCGAAGATGATTTCCCGGTTGAGCAGGTCTCATGGGAGGACTGCCAGAAATTCATAGAATGGTCCAAGGATATCAGGCTGCCCACCGAGGCCGAATGGGAATACGCCTGCCGAGCCGAAACCTCAACCAACTTTTACTGGGGCGATGACGAAGACGTGGAATATATGTGGTATACCAAGAATTCCGGCGCCAAGAGCCAGGCCACCAGCACCAGGAAACTTAACAGCTACGGACTTTACGACATGTCCGGCAACGTCTTTGAATGGTGCAGTGACTGGTATGACGCCAAATATTATTATAACAGCCCCAAGGAAAATCCCCAGGGACCCAAGACCGGAAAGTTAAAGGTGATGCGGGGCGGGTCGTGGAAGAGCCCTGCTTATCCCTGCCGTTCGGATGTCCGCTCCAAAATAGAGCCGAATACCAAAAGCAGCGAAATCGGGTTCCGTTGCGCCAGCGATGTGAAGTAA
- a CDS encoding helix-turn-helix domain-containing protein, translating to MPYPHQFIKLTAEEQKRLLAESQRLFMTGQYSKQRPLKALYLSDKRKTYKDIANELKVDYRSVKRWISDYRKGGLDAFIRKGPYQRRTSMKENK from the coding sequence ATGCCCTATCCGCACCAATTTATCAAACTGACCGCAGAAGAACAAAAGAGGTTATTAGCCGAGTCGCAGCGGCTTTTTATGACCGGACAATACAGTAAACAAAGACCACTTAAGGCACTCTATCTTTCAGATAAACGCAAGACATATAAAGATATTGCTAATGAGTTAAAGGTGGATTATCGGAGTGTCAAAAGATGGATTTCTGACTATCGCAAGGGTGGTCTGGATGCATTTATCCGTAAGGGACCTTATCAGAGGCGAACATCAATGAAGGAGAACAAATAG
- a CDS encoding trypsin-like peptidase domain-containing protein, which yields MNKKIYLAMVILTGIIIGIFISTYYEHYSCLRASPRNDRDSAAATPTLSEEERGAVLKELKSFKDNSQQFVKLIKLVRPSVVSISTKKVFKGYVDDFFWGMVPRQFESAGVGSGVVVNNDGYIITNNHVVQGMDEIRVTLDDGREFMGKVIGSDQVSDIAVVKIKADNLQPAILGDSDQAEIGEQVLAIGSPFGLGQTVTSGIISAKRNLGNTGKIAGDYPDFIQTDAAINPGNSGGPLVSLAGEVIGINSIIITRSGGYQGIGFAIPINRAKYIMQQLIDKGKISRPFLGIRTGAIDESLAREYGFESSGQLLKELGMAKAEGVFVLEVIPDSPAADARLREGDVVLEYNGKKVNTPEELYNLINNSRVGDVAALKIIRNGREKSVKVTIGERR from the coding sequence ATGAACAAAAAAATATATCTGGCCATGGTTATTCTGACCGGGATTATAATCGGTATTTTTATATCCACGTATTACGAGCATTACAGTTGCCTGAGGGCATCGCCCCGAAATGATCGGGACTCCGCTGCGGCTACGCCGACCTTGTCCGAAGAAGAGCGGGGCGCGGTGCTCAAGGAGCTCAAGTCATTCAAGGATAACTCACAGCAGTTCGTCAAGTTGATTAAGCTGGTCCGGCCGTCCGTGGTGAGCATCTCCACCAAAAAGGTATTCAAGGGTTATGTGGACGATTTCTTCTGGGGCATGGTGCCGCGCCAGTTCGAGTCAGCCGGAGTCGGTTCAGGCGTGGTGGTCAATAACGACGGTTACATCATCACCAATAACCACGTGGTTCAGGGAATGGATGAAATCAGGGTGACCCTGGATGACGGACGGGAGTTTATGGGCAAGGTCATCGGTAGCGACCAGGTCAGCGATATTGCGGTGGTGAAGATAAAAGCCGATAATCTCCAACCGGCCATATTGGGCGATTCGGACCAGGCGGAAATCGGCGAGCAGGTCCTGGCCATCGGCTCACCCTTCGGCCTGGGCCAGACCGTGACCTCGGGGATAATCAGCGCCAAGCGGAATCTGGGTAACACCGGCAAGATAGCCGGCGACTATCCGGATTTCATCCAGACCGACGCGGCTATCAATCCGGGCAACTCCGGCGGACCGCTGGTTTCATTAGCCGGCGAGGTTATCGGCATAAATTCTATTATTATCACCCGGAGCGGCGGCTATCAGGGCATCGGGTTTGCCATCCCGATTAACCGGGCTAAGTACATTATGCAGCAATTGATAGACAAGGGAAAGATAAGCCGGCCGTTTTTAGGGATCAGGACCGGCGCCATAGACGAGTCCCTGGCCCGCGAGTATGGGTTTGAGTCTTCTGGCCAGCTCCTCAAGGAGTTGGGCATGGCAAAGGCCGAGGGTGTGTTTGTCCTGGAGGTTATTCCGGATTCCCCGGCAGCTGATGCCCGGCTCCGGGAAGGTGACGTGGTTCTGGAATACAACGGCAAGAAAGTGAATACGCCCGAGGAATTATATAACCTGATTAACAACTCCAGGGTGGGAGATGTTGCCGCATTAAAGATAATCCGCAACGGCAGGGAAAAGTCCGTCAAGGTTACCATCGGCGAGCGCCGTTAG